GCTGGACGCTGGTCGTCGCCGACGTCGCGCAGCTCGAACCGCGGATGCTGGCGGGGATGGCGGGCGATCGGGCGATGGCCCGAGCGGCGCAGGGCAAGGATCTGTACGCGGGCGTTGTCGAGTCCGGCGCCGTGGCGACGCGTGAGGAGGCCAAATACGCCGTCCTGGGGGCGATGTACGGGGCGACGACCGGCGACAGCGGTCGACTCGTCCCACGCCTGCGCAAGGTGTATCCCCGAGCGATGGCGCTCGTGGACAAGGCGGCGCGGTTCGGGGAGGACGGGGGAGTCGTGTCCACCTGGCTCGGGCGTTCGTCCCCTCGGCCGTCCACCCAGTGGGAGGCCATGCAGGCGCAGGCGACCGATGCCGACGCCGATCCCGCCGACGTCGCCCTCGCCAGACGCCGTGCGCGTGACTGGGGCCGGTTCACCCGGAACTTCGTGGTGCAGGGCACCGCAGCCGAATGGTCGCTGATCTGGCTCGCGGAGATCAGGCACCGCCTGCAGCGGCTTCCGGACGCCGAGACGCCGGCGCCCGCATCCGGGGTGTTCCGCTCTCGCGCGCATCTGGCCTTCTTCCTGCACGACGAGGTGATCCTGCACGTCCCCGCCGAGCAGGCGGAGGCTGCGGCCGACGCGGTGCGCGAGGCCGCGGCGGTGGCCACTCGTCGCCTCTTCGGCGGGTTTCCCATCGATGTCCCGCTCGATCTGCGGATCGCGGAGTCGGCTGAGAAGTGAGACGCGCTGGTCGTAGACTGGAGGCGCGAATGGGTCGACTGGACGGTCGCGTGGCGGGCAACCGCACCGAGGAACGTCCGGGCTCCTCAGGGCAGGACGGTGGGTAACGCCCACCCGGAGCAATCCGCGAGAAAGTGCCACAGAGAGCAGACCGCCCCGCAAGGGGTAAGGGTGAAAGGGTGGTGTAAGAGACCACCGGGGGCCATGGTGACATGGCCCGCCAGGTAAACCTCGTCCGGAGCAAGGTCAGACAGAGGATGTTGACGCGGCTCGCCGAGTCCTCGGGTAGACCGCTAGAGTGCCACGGCAACGTGTCGCCGAGAGAGATGGCCGTCGAAGGGGCGAAGAACCCCGGAACAGAACCCGGCGTACAGGTCGGCCCATTCGCCTCGACGTGCAGAAGGCCCCGCTGATCCAGCGGGGCCTTCTCGTGTCCGGAGGGGTGGAGGGTCAGTCGCCGGCGAGCGACGCGGCGCCGATGATGCCCGAGTTGTTGCGGTGGATCGCCGGGACGATCGGCGTCTTCAGGTCGAGCAGGGGGAGGAAGTCCCCGGCGTTCTTCGACACGCCGCCGCCGACCACGAACAGGTCGGGGCTGAACAGGAACTCGATGTGCGAGTAGAACTTCTGCAGGCGCTCTGCCCACTCGGCCCAGCTGAGACCCTCGCGTTCGCGCGCCGAGGTCGCAGCGTAGGTCTCGACCGACTCGTACTCGCCGAAGTTCAGGTGACCGAGCTCCGTGTTCGGCAGCAGGACGCCGTCGTACAGGAACGCGGACCCGATACCCGTGCCGAGCGTGGTGAGCAGCGTGAAGCCGCGCACATCCCGCGCTGCGCCGTGGCGGGCCTCGGCGACGCCGGCGGCATCCGCATCGTTCACGAAGACGATGTTGCGGCCGAGCCCGTCGCGGAAGAACCGCTCGGCGTCGAAGTCCAGCCACTCCTTCGAGACATTGGCCGCCGAGAGGGTCTTGCCGCGCTTGACGATCGCCGGGAAGGCGACGCCGAGCGGCAGAGTCGAGTCGTGGACGTCGAGGGTCTTGAGGACCGTCTGCACGGCCTGCAGGACATCCTGCGGGGATGCGCCCTCAGGAGTGGGTACGCGCACCCTGTCCGAGGCCATGATGCCGTGCTCGAGGTCGACGATGCCTGCCTTGATTCCCGTGCCGCCGATGTCGACGCCGATCGCTTTTGCCATGGTCGCTAGCTTAGCGACCGCGCCCCGCGCCAGTAGGATCGATGACACCACGTGATGAAGGGGATCTGCCATGTCGAACGGCGATGAGAAGTACTGGTACAACCTGGAGACCGGACAGGTGGAGTTCGGCATGCTGTCGCCGTCGGTCGACCGAGTGGGCCCCTTCGACACCGAGGCGGAGGCCGCGCACGCGCCGCAGAAGCTGCAGGAGCGCTCGCGCGCCTGGGCCGAAGAGGAAGCGGCCGAGAACGGCTGGGACGCCGGAACGCGCAAGGGCGCAGAGTGACGATGGACAAGCAGAGGGATTTCGTCCTCCGGACGATCGAAGAGCGCGGCGTCAAGTTCGTCCGCCTGTGGTTCACCGATGTCATCGGCACTCTCAAGTCCGTCGCGATCGCGCCGGCCGAGGTCGAGGGGGCTTTCGCCGAGGGCATCGGCTTCGACGGCTCCGCCATCGAGGGCCTCACCCGCAGCTATGAGTCCGATCTGCTCGCGCAGCCGGACCCCACCACGTTCCAGACGCTCCCGTGGCGCGGCGAGATCGACCCCACGGCTCGCATG
This genomic interval from Microbacterium hydrocarbonoxydans contains the following:
- the ppgK gene encoding polyphosphate--glucose phosphotransferase, whose protein sequence is MAKAIGVDIGGTGIKAGIVDLEHGIMASDRVRVPTPEGASPQDVLQAVQTVLKTLDVHDSTLPLGVAFPAIVKRGKTLSAANVSKEWLDFDAERFFRDGLGRNIVFVNDADAAGVAEARHGAARDVRGFTLLTTLGTGIGSAFLYDGVLLPNTELGHLNFGEYESVETYAATSAREREGLSWAEWAERLQKFYSHIEFLFSPDLFVVGGGVSKNAGDFLPLLDLKTPIVPAIHRNNSGIIGAASLAGD